A single window of Candidatus Zymogenaceae bacterium DNA harbors:
- a CDS encoding copper-translocating P-type ATPase, whose product MNSNREKTEARLSISGMDCPTCVVRLEEGLKNIPGVEEAQVNFAAESASVSYDPNRVKSTDLVDAVHSMGYTAVEKAAGTGDGMSRVTISVGGMTCAACVRRVEKALEAVEGVSEASVNLATGRVDVRYDVGVADIAAIRAAVRGAGYDFLGVSGGHTDDDPIERMRKKEERDLVTRLIVGIVLTILVFIGSMPMLFPFVRTVPDATRLPLLFLLTTPVLFWVGGRFYRGALKALKQKTADMNSLVAVGTLSAYLYSTVAVLFPRLFSTTGILPHVYFDGAAMIVTIVLLGRFLEARARGRASDAIRRLVDLSPKTARLLREGREEEVPVETLVPGDVVLVRPGEKIPTDGVIESGSTAVDESMLTGESNPVEKRVGDDVFGGTINRTGGVTFTVSKVGSGTMLARIIELVEQAQGSKAPIQRAADRVAAVFVPVVMSIALAAFLVWFFLVPGTTFAQALLIFVSVLIISCPCAMGLATPVAVMVGTGLGAFSGVLIRGGESFERAYRVNTIVFDKTGTLTEGTPRVTDAVAAVGASERELLSAAATAEARSEHPLAAAIVQSAASMGITPDEVSETTALSGLGVRAVTDVGTILAGSNELFSQSGIDDAGMFDVAETYRRAGKSVVFVAKEDALLGFVALRDEPKAESREVVRELILRGVDVVMLTGDNESTAEAIARDLGIEKVVAGVLPEDKARRLANFQGKGRIVAMVGDGVNDAPALAQADVGIAMGAGTDVAIEAADVTLMRNDLTAILSALDLSRMTMRNIKQNLFWAFFYNSLGIPVAAGVLYPVAGIFLSPVMAATAMALSSIFVVSNSLRLRFSWRRRTKK is encoded by the coding sequence ATGAACTCGAATCGTGAAAAGACCGAAGCCCGGCTTTCCATATCAGGGATGGACTGCCCGACCTGTGTGGTGCGGCTGGAAGAGGGGCTGAAGAATATTCCCGGAGTGGAAGAGGCACAGGTCAACTTCGCGGCGGAGAGCGCCTCGGTCTCCTACGACCCGAATCGAGTCAAGAGCACAGACCTGGTCGATGCGGTACACTCCATGGGATATACCGCTGTGGAGAAAGCGGCGGGCACGGGTGACGGCATGTCCCGTGTCACGATTTCCGTGGGGGGTATGACATGCGCTGCCTGTGTACGGCGGGTCGAGAAGGCCCTGGAGGCCGTGGAGGGTGTCTCCGAGGCATCGGTGAACCTCGCCACCGGAAGGGTGGACGTCCGATATGATGTGGGGGTGGCGGATATCGCGGCGATCAGGGCTGCGGTGAGGGGAGCGGGCTACGATTTTCTCGGGGTGTCGGGAGGTCACACAGATGACGATCCCATCGAGCGGATGCGGAAGAAGGAAGAACGGGACCTGGTCACGCGGCTCATCGTGGGCATCGTTCTCACGATTCTCGTTTTCATCGGCTCCATGCCGATGCTCTTCCCCTTCGTACGGACAGTCCCCGATGCAACCCGCCTGCCTCTGTTGTTTCTTTTAACCACGCCGGTGCTCTTCTGGGTGGGCGGACGGTTTTACCGCGGCGCACTCAAGGCGCTGAAGCAGAAAACCGCGGACATGAACAGTCTGGTGGCGGTGGGAACGCTGTCGGCGTATCTTTATTCCACGGTGGCCGTGCTCTTTCCCCGCCTCTTCTCGACAACGGGGATTCTCCCCCATGTCTATTTCGACGGCGCCGCCATGATCGTCACCATCGTGCTTCTGGGGAGGTTTCTGGAGGCGCGGGCCCGGGGCAGGGCGTCCGATGCCATAAGAAGGCTGGTGGATCTATCGCCGAAAACCGCCCGTCTCCTGCGGGAAGGAAGGGAGGAGGAGGTGCCGGTGGAAACCCTGGTGCCCGGTGATGTGGTGCTGGTTCGTCCCGGAGAGAAGATCCCGACCGACGGGGTGATCGAGTCCGGGTCGACGGCGGTGGACGAATCGATGCTCACCGGTGAATCGAATCCGGTGGAAAAGAGGGTTGGGGACGACGTCTTCGGTGGAACCATCAACCGTACCGGCGGCGTGACGTTTACGGTGTCGAAAGTGGGAAGCGGGACGATGCTCGCCCGTATCATCGAGCTGGTGGAACAGGCCCAGGGATCCAAGGCCCCCATCCAGCGGGCGGCGGACAGGGTGGCGGCGGTGTTCGTCCCGGTGGTCATGAGTATCGCCCTGGCGGCGTTTTTGGTGTGGTTTTTTCTGGTCCCCGGCACAACCTTCGCCCAGGCGCTCCTGATCTTCGTATCGGTCCTGATTATATCATGTCCCTGCGCCATGGGCTTGGCGACGCCGGTGGCCGTGATGGTGGGGACGGGTCTCGGTGCGTTTTCCGGCGTGCTGATCCGGGGGGGCGAGAGCTTTGAGCGGGCATATCGGGTAAACACGATAGTATTCGACAAAACCGGCACGCTCACCGAGGGCACCCCCCGGGTGACGGACGCGGTGGCTGCGGTGGGGGCCTCCGAACGCGAGCTCTTGTCCGCCGCGGCGACGGCGGAAGCGAGGTCGGAGCATCCCCTGGCGGCGGCGATCGTGCAGTCGGCGGCATCGATGGGGATAACGCCGGACGAGGTGTCCGAAACCACGGCGCTCTCGGGCCTGGGGGTGCGGGCGGTGACGGATGTGGGAACGATATTGGCGGGCAGCAACGAGCTCTTTTCCCAAAGCGGCATCGATGATGCGGGTATGTTCGACGTCGCCGAAACCTACAGGAGAGCAGGAAAGAGTGTGGTGTTTGTGGCCAAAGAGGACGCGCTCCTCGGGTTCGTCGCGTTGAGGGATGAGCCGAAGGCGGAATCGAGAGAGGTCGTTCGGGAGCTCATCCTGCGGGGGGTCGACGTGGTCATGCTGACCGGGGATAATGAGTCGACCGCCGAGGCCATCGCCCGGGACCTGGGCATCGAAAAAGTCGTGGCGGGGGTCCTCCCCGAAGACAAGGCGCGGCGGCTTGCAAACTTTCAGGGAAAGGGGAGGATCGTGGCGATGGTGGGGGACGGTGTCAATGACGCCCCGGCGCTTGCCCAGGCGGATGTGGGCATAGCCATGGGGGCGGGAACAGACGTGGCCATCGAGGCGGCGGACGTGACCCTGATGAGAAACGACCTGACGGCGATTCTTTCGGCCCTGGACCTCTCTCGGATGACCATGAGGAACATCAAGCAGAATCTCTTCTGGGCGTTTTTCTACAACAGCCTGGGGATACCGGTTGCGGCGGGCGTGCTCTACCCGGTGGCGGGGATATTCTTAAGCCCCGTGATGGCGGCGACGGCGATGGCATTGAGCTCCATCTTCGTGGTGAGCAATTCCCTCAGGCTTCGTTTCTCGTGGAGGCGGCGCACAAAAAAATAA
- a CDS encoding ATP-binding cassette domain-containing protein codes for MLDIEGLKVEVEGKVVLKNINLHVPDGKTHVLFGPNGSGKTSLLMTIIGYEGYNVLDGEIYFKGERITDLSVDARAKMGIGMSFQRPPSVDGLKLGDLLGLLGCEGDDLARLAESLRFKEFLDRDLNVGFSGGEIKRSELLQLMVQGPELLLFDEPESGVDLESIHLIGNTINQLIHGYGLGGKEYCLKKDRENITRSGLIITHTGHILDYVNADQASVIYDGVIACQGHPRELLRGISQHGYEECLKCLKQ; via the coding sequence ATGCTCGATATAGAAGGATTGAAGGTGGAGGTGGAGGGAAAGGTTGTGCTCAAGAACATCAACCTTCACGTACCCGATGGGAAAACCCACGTGCTCTTCGGCCCGAATGGCTCGGGCAAGACATCACTCTTGATGACGATCATCGGCTATGAGGGATACAATGTCCTCGACGGCGAGATCTATTTCAAGGGGGAGCGTATTACGGACCTCTCAGTGGACGCCCGGGCGAAGATGGGCATCGGCATGTCCTTTCAGCGGCCTCCCTCCGTGGACGGCCTGAAGCTGGGGGATCTGCTGGGGCTTCTGGGGTGTGAGGGGGATGACCTCGCGCGTCTCGCGGAGAGCCTTCGATTCAAGGAGTTCCTGGATCGCGATCTGAACGTCGGCTTTTCCGGAGGGGAGATCAAGCGTTCGGAGCTTTTGCAGCTGATGGTACAGGGACCGGAACTCTTGTTATTCGACGAGCCGGAGTCCGGGGTGGACCTTGAGAGCATACACCTCATTGGGAACACCATCAACCAGTTGATTCATGGGTACGGCCTGGGGGGCAAGGAATACTGTTTGAAAAAAGATCGGGAGAACATTACACGCTCGGGGTTGATCATCACCCACACCGGACACATCCTGGATTACGTGAACGCCGACCAGGCCAGCGTCATCTATGACGGCGTTATCGCCTGCCAGGGACACCCCCGGGAGCTGCTCCGAGGGATTTCACAACATGGATACGAGGAGTGCCTGAAATGTCTGAAACAGTAG
- a CDS encoding SufD family Fe-S cluster assembly protein gives MSETVDKSIVDEYVHEGGEHEYIDDLDSISGADRERMTLAGIDTTGDERSGTYIQKDHSVVHCNVAQEGLEIMDIQTALKTHDWLEEYLWRIVPRDKDEFTKKVVEKPHLGYFIRALPGVKSLRPVQACLYLATNNISQNVHNIIIAEEGSELHIITGCSTTPGLASGLHIGVSELYVKKNASLSFTMIHNWGEGITVRPRSATRIEDGGRFVNNYIILNPVETIQMYPMAYLEGDDSVARFNSVLVAPKGAEMDIGSGVVLTGARSRAEIISRAITTGGRITARGRLIGKVPGARAHLECKGLILGDGSVIAIPELEGHSEGLEMSHEAAVGRINQDEIQYLMARGLSEEEAISVIVRGFLKVDMEGLPPELQTEIDKNIRLGDSGAM, from the coding sequence ATGTCTGAAACAGTAGATAAATCCATCGTCGATGAATACGTACACGAGGGTGGGGAGCATGAGTATATTGATGACCTCGACTCCATCTCAGGGGCCGACCGGGAGCGCATGACCCTGGCGGGGATCGACACCACAGGCGACGAGCGCTCGGGCACCTACATCCAGAAGGATCACAGCGTTGTGCACTGCAATGTGGCCCAGGAGGGTCTTGAGATCATGGACATCCAAACAGCCCTCAAGACCCACGACTGGCTGGAGGAATATCTCTGGCGGATCGTCCCCAGAGACAAGGACGAATTTACCAAAAAAGTGGTGGAAAAGCCGCATTTAGGCTATTTTATCCGGGCGCTGCCTGGGGTGAAATCCCTTAGGCCGGTCCAGGCGTGCCTCTATCTTGCTACGAACAACATATCCCAAAATGTGCATAATATCATTATCGCGGAGGAGGGATCGGAGCTTCACATCATCACCGGCTGTTCCACAACACCGGGGCTGGCCAGCGGCCTGCATATCGGCGTCTCCGAGTTGTATGTAAAGAAGAACGCCTCCCTCAGCTTTACGATGATCCATAACTGGGGCGAGGGGATCACCGTCAGGCCACGCTCCGCCACCCGCATCGAGGACGGCGGACGATTCGTCAACAACTACATCATCCTCAACCCGGTCGAGACCATCCAGATGTACCCGATGGCCTACCTTGAGGGGGATGATTCGGTGGCCCGCTTCAATTCTGTGCTGGTGGCCCCCAAGGGGGCCGAAATGGACATCGGCAGCGGCGTTGTGCTGACCGGTGCTCGGTCCCGGGCGGAGATCATCTCCCGGGCGATCACCACCGGCGGACGCATCACGGCCCGGGGTCGCCTGATCGGGAAGGTGCCGGGGGCCCGGGCGCACCTTGAGTGCAAGGGATTGATTCTGGGGGACGGGTCGGTTATCGCCATCCCCGAGCTTGAGGGACACAGCGAGGGGCTGGAAATGTCCCACGAGGCGGCGGTGGGCCGCATCAATCAGGACGAGATACAGTACCTGATGGCCCGAGGACTCTCGGAGGAGGAAGCCATCAGCGTGATCGTTCGGGGCTTTCTGAAGGTGGACATGGAGGGCCTGCCGCCGGAACTCCAGACGGAGATCGATAAGAACATCAGGCTGGGTGATTCCGGAGCCATGTAG
- a CDS encoding NAD(P)H-dependent oxidoreductase, producing MLVLGLQGSPRLEGNTARLLSAFMDEAKRLGGEIETLNVAEMDIHPCRECNACRKDGRCVIDDDMQAVYPLLRRADLVAAASPMFFYGVTASLKALIDRSQAMWNSRYVRGLSDPGRGIRRGVFLSVGATKGDRLFEGAGLVFKYFFDAVGARHFGSLGFRGIEHIGDIDGHPTALKDAADLARGATADLLGRRRVLFLCRENACRSQMAWAFARKDAGSIIEPISAGDTPAAAVNPMMIEVMGEVGIDMSYLEPRSIEVALAAGDPELIVSMGCMDACPVVPGVEVIDWEIDDPAGKTLPFMKRTRDDIRRKVAELVTSIGGE from the coding sequence ATGCTTGTGTTGGGACTTCAGGGAAGCCCGCGGTTGGAGGGAAACACGGCGCGTCTGTTGTCCGCCTTCATGGATGAGGCGAAGCGACTCGGGGGTGAGATCGAGACCCTCAACGTCGCCGAGATGGACATCCACCCCTGCCGGGAGTGCAACGCCTGTCGGAAAGACGGCAGATGTGTGATTGATGACGATATGCAGGCGGTCTATCCGCTGCTTCGCCGGGCGGACCTGGTGGCGGCGGCGAGCCCGATGTTCTTTTACGGCGTTACCGCCTCACTAAAGGCGCTCATCGATCGGTCCCAGGCCATGTGGAACAGCAGGTACGTACGGGGGCTCTCCGATCCGGGCCGGGGGATAAGACGGGGCGTCTTTCTCTCCGTGGGGGCCACCAAGGGTGATCGGCTCTTTGAAGGCGCGGGGTTGGTGTTCAAATACTTCTTCGACGCCGTGGGTGCTCGTCATTTCGGCTCCCTCGGTTTCAGGGGGATCGAACACATCGGTGATATCGACGGCCACCCGACGGCTCTGAAGGACGCCGCCGACCTCGCGCGAGGTGCGACGGCGGATCTCCTTGGGCGTCGGCGGGTGCTCTTTCTCTGCCGGGAAAACGCCTGTCGCAGCCAGATGGCGTGGGCGTTTGCCAGGAAGGACGCGGGGAGCATCATCGAGCCGATATCCGCCGGCGATACCCCTGCTGCGGCTGTCAACCCAATGATGATCGAGGTGATGGGTGAGGTGGGGATAGACATGAGCTATCTGGAGCCGAGATCAATCGAGGTGGCCCTGGCCGCGGGGGACCCGGAGCTGATCGTCTCGATGGGATGCATGGACGCCTGTCCTGTGGTTCCCGGCGTGGAGGTGATCGACTGGGAAATAGACGATCCCGCCGGGAAAACACTCCCGTTCATGAAAAGGACCAGAGATGACATACGGAGAAAAGTTGCGGAGCTTGTTACGTCTATTGGGGGAGAGTGA
- a CDS encoding rubredoxin, protein MQKYECQVCGYIYDPEAGDPDNDVAPGTAFEDIPEYWVCPVCGAPKEDFEPVS, encoded by the coding sequence ATGCAAAAGTATGAATGTCAGGTGTGCGGCTATATTTATGATCCGGAAGCGGGAGATCCGGACAACGATGTGGCGCCGGGGACGGCATTCGAGGATATCCCGGAATACTGGGTGTGCCCGGTATGCGGCGCCCCGAAGGAGGACTTCGAGCCGGTATCCTGA
- a CDS encoding glutaredoxin family protein — protein MTESKVVVYSTPTCPFCKKAKEFLSKKEVEFIDHDVTKDRDALEEMRKLTQGGLSVPVLHICDEVIIGFDQARIEKILDECLTS, from the coding sequence ATGACGGAATCAAAGGTTGTCGTATATTCCACACCAACGTGTCCCTTCTGCAAAAAGGCGAAAGAGTTTCTTTCAAAAAAAGAAGTCGAGTTCATTGATCACGATGTCACCAAGGACAGAGACGCCCTTGAGGAGATGAGAAAACTCACCCAGGGGGGACTGAGCGTTCCGGTGCTGCATATCTGTGACGAGGTAATCATCGGCTTCGATCAGGCCCGCATTGAGAAGATCCTCGATGAATGCCTTACGTCGTGA
- a CDS encoding FAD-dependent oxidoreductase, which translates to MPTLKIYTIEGCPFCIKAKAFLVEKGIEFEEIPASPDSEDWQRMKKKTRSGSVPQICIDGEPLGGYSDLVYLEATGILWERLGRTDKVTESAARESGIYDLIVIGGGPAGLSAGIYAARKLMKTLLIAKDIGGQVVWTYDIDNYLGFSGVDTADLISKFHEHVEKYNVEKREGIEVISVELSGRIKKVTTSDNKISLAKTVIIATGKSPRPLGVPGEKEFTGRGVAYCSTCDAPLYVDLTAAVVGGGNSALEAVIDLEKVANHVHLISLTPLTGDPILTEKVEGMEKVDIYTEYNTKKIIGDKSVTGIEIESITSGEIKTLDTDGVFIEIGLLPNSDLVIDTLTTNRIGEITVDSECRTGMSGVFAAGDVTNVPFKQVIVAAGEGAKAALSAYNYLINQR; encoded by the coding sequence ATGCCGACACTGAAAATTTATACGATCGAGGGATGTCCGTTCTGCATCAAGGCCAAGGCGTTCTTGGTCGAAAAGGGAATCGAATTTGAGGAGATTCCCGCCAGTCCCGACTCGGAAGACTGGCAGCGGATGAAAAAGAAAACCCGAAGCGGTTCGGTCCCTCAGATATGCATCGACGGAGAGCCGCTGGGCGGCTACAGCGACCTGGTGTATCTGGAGGCCACCGGTATCCTGTGGGAGAGGCTGGGGCGGACCGATAAAGTGACGGAGAGCGCCGCAAGGGAATCCGGCATTTACGATCTGATCGTCATCGGCGGAGGGCCCGCGGGGCTCTCCGCCGGTATTTATGCCGCGAGAAAGCTGATGAAGACGCTCCTGATCGCAAAGGACATCGGCGGCCAGGTGGTATGGACCTATGACATCGACAATTACCTCGGTTTTAGCGGGGTGGATACCGCGGACTTGATATCCAAGTTCCATGAGCACGTGGAAAAGTATAACGTCGAAAAAAGGGAGGGGATTGAGGTTATCTCCGTGGAGCTCTCGGGACGGATCAAGAAGGTTACCACCTCCGACAACAAAATCTCTCTCGCAAAAACCGTCATCATCGCCACCGGAAAGAGTCCCCGTCCCCTTGGGGTCCCGGGGGAAAAGGAATTTACCGGCCGGGGCGTGGCATACTGCTCCACCTGTGACGCGCCGTTATACGTGGACCTGACCGCAGCGGTGGTGGGCGGAGGAAACTCGGCGCTGGAGGCGGTGATAGATCTGGAGAAGGTGGCGAATCACGTGCACCTGATATCCCTCACACCGCTGACCGGCGATCCCATCCTGACGGAAAAGGTGGAGGGGATGGAGAAGGTGGATATCTATACCGAGTACAACACAAAAAAGATTATCGGGGATAAATCGGTCACCGGCATCGAAATCGAATCCATAACAAGCGGCGAGATAAAAACGCTCGATACCGACGGCGTATTTATCGAGATCGGCCTGTTGCCCAACTCGGACCTCGTCATCGACACCCTCACCACGAATCGTATCGGCGAGATCACCGTGGACAGCGAGTGCAGGACCGGCATGTCCGGGGTATTCGCCGCAGGCGATGTGACGAACGTCCCCTTCAAACAGGTCATCGTTGCGGCGGGCGAGGGCGCAAAGGCGGCTCTCTCCGCGTATAATTATCTGATAAACCAGAGATAG
- the sfsA gene encoding DNA/RNA nuclease SfsA — protein sequence MKHRGPLIPARFIARDNRLLARVMLDAAKESEENPGSIDTQRPYPSDDPIVSVHVPNSGRLTEILTSGRRVYLRGEADPKRKTAYTLVLARMETTLVSIESTAANGMARECFTAGRFDPFRGYNVIEAERRFGKSRFDFFLSKSGHGTGGHPEVSFGLFVEVKGVTLVTGGQAMFPDAPTIRGTKHLLELIEAVREGHRAAVLFVAQRGDVEQFTPNDRMDPAFGEALRTAGERGVEIYAVSSNVTIEGMEITGMVPVLLD from the coding sequence ATGAAGCATCGCGGCCCGCTCATACCGGCCCGGTTCATCGCCCGGGATAACAGATTACTCGCCCGGGTGATGCTCGATGCAGCAAAAGAGAGTGAAGAAAATCCGGGAAGTATCGATACTCAAAGACCGTATCCGTCTGATGATCCGATTGTGTCGGTGCACGTGCCGAACTCCGGAAGACTCACGGAAATTCTGACCTCCGGACGCCGCGTGTACCTGAGGGGAGAGGCCGATCCCAAGCGAAAGACCGCCTATACCCTTGTGCTCGCCCGGATGGAGACGACGCTGGTTTCCATCGAGTCGACGGCGGCGAACGGGATGGCAAGGGAATGCTTCACCGCCGGACGATTCGATCCGTTTCGGGGGTACAACGTAATAGAGGCGGAGAGACGATTCGGGAAAAGCAGGTTCGATTTCTTCCTGTCAAAATCGGGACACGGGACCGGCGGTCACCCCGAGGTTTCTTTTGGCCTGTTCGTGGAGGTGAAGGGGGTGACGCTGGTTACGGGTGGGCAGGCGATGTTTCCCGATGCGCCGACGATAAGGGGAACGAAACACCTCCTGGAGCTGATCGAAGCGGTACGGGAGGGACACCGGGCGGCCGTGCTGTTCGTCGCCCAGCGGGGGGACGTCGAGCAATTTACGCCCAACGACCGGATGGACCCGGCCTTCGGAGAGGCGCTCAGGACGGCGGGGGAGAGGGGGGTGGAAATCTATGCCGTGTCGTCGAATGTAACAATCGAGGGGATGGAGATTACGGGAATGGTTCCGGTGCTGCTCGATTGA
- a CDS encoding Rieske (2Fe-2S) protein has protein sequence MKSHCHRRSFLGFLTAVVAAAAALGPFRLIARAAEKWISVGKVDDFIVGGAVRIEDEKLYIFRSEEGFSVLSGKCTHMGCFVDRIADGTFECPCHNAAYDETGRVTKGPAKKDLVWRPVREENGELLVDVKGEIEM, from the coding sequence ATGAAATCGCATTGTCATAGAAGAAGTTTTTTGGGATTTCTCACCGCCGTGGTTGCGGCCGCCGCCGCCCTGGGGCCTTTCCGCCTGATCGCACGGGCGGCGGAGAAATGGATATCTGTGGGGAAGGTGGACGATTTCATCGTTGGCGGGGCGGTGAGAATCGAGGACGAGAAGCTGTATATTTTCAGAAGCGAAGAGGGTTTTTCCGTCCTGTCCGGAAAGTGCACTCACATGGGATGCTTCGTGGATCGGATCGCCGACGGCACGTTCGAGTGTCCCTGTCACAACGCGGCCTATGACGAAACGGGTAGGGTGACAAAGGGCCCGGCCAAGAAGGACCTGGTATGGCGTCCCGTCAGGGAGGAGAACGGTGAGCTGTTGGTGGATGTGAAGGGCGAAATCGAAATGTAA
- a CDS encoding desulfoferrodoxin, with protein MTKRLQIYKCEVCGNIVEVLHQGKGELVCCGEPMVLFEENTVDAAKEKHVPVKESKAGGVKVKVGDVAHPMEEKHYIEWIEVIDESGVAYRKFLKPGEEPQAVFDGLDAQVTAREYCNLHGLWKG; from the coding sequence ATGACAAAGAGATTGCAGATTTATAAATGCGAGGTGTGCGGCAATATCGTCGAGGTGCTGCACCAGGGAAAGGGCGAGCTCGTCTGCTGCGGAGAGCCCATGGTCCTTTTCGAGGAGAACACGGTGGACGCGGCGAAGGAAAAGCACGTTCCCGTCAAGGAATCGAAGGCGGGCGGTGTAAAGGTGAAGGTGGGGGACGTGGCGCATCCAATGGAGGAAAAACACTACATCGAGTGGATCGAGGTAATCGATGAAAGCGGTGTGGCCTATCGGAAGTTCCTAAAGCCGGGCGAGGAACCCCAGGCGGTTTTCGACGGGCTTGACGCGCAGGTGACCGCCCGGGAGTATTGCAATCTGCACGGTCTCTGGAAAGGATAG
- a CDS encoding ferritin: protein MLNKNVEKAINDQIVAELYSAYMYLSMSAYFESENLDGFGRWMQAQALEELYHAMKFYNYVNERGGRVILGAVEQPESSWDSPIAVFQATYDHEVKVTGLIHNLVDIARKENDKATESFLTWYVDEQVEEEDAADRILGKLKMIKDAPGALFMMNNELGQRTPTWPAAAGEEA, encoded by the coding sequence ATGCTGAACAAGAATGTGGAAAAGGCGATTAACGACCAGATTGTGGCGGAGCTCTATTCCGCCTATATGTATCTCTCCATGTCCGCCTATTTCGAATCCGAGAACCTGGATGGATTCGGCAGGTGGATGCAGGCCCAGGCCCTGGAGGAGCTCTATCATGCCATGAAGTTTTACAACTACGTGAACGAGCGGGGCGGCCGGGTCATCCTCGGGGCGGTGGAACAACCGGAAAGCAGTTGGGATTCCCCCATCGCGGTTTTTCAGGCGACCTATGATCACGAGGTAAAGGTCACCGGGCTGATTCACAACCTCGTGGACATCGCCAGAAAAGAGAACGACAAGGCGACCGAATCCTTCCTGACCTGGTACGTGGACGAGCAGGTGGAGGAGGAAGACGCCGCCGATCGGATCCTCGGCAAGCTCAAGATGATCAAAGACGCCCCCGGCGCCCTCTTCATGATGAACAATGAGCTGGGCCAGCGAACTCCCACATGGCCCGCAGCTGCAGGGGAGGAAGCATAA